agaggtggattagagactcaccagcagcaagagcgacatcattgatatattcagagaagagtcggcccaagaatttaaccctgtggcacccccgtagactgccagaggcccggacaacaggccttcagatatgacacactgaactctgtcggagaagtagttggtgaaccagtcgaggcaatcattttgagaaaccaaggctgttgactcTGCCAATaggaatatggtgattgacagagtcgaaagccttggccaggtcaatgaatacggctgcacagtactgtttcttatcgatggcggttaagatatcgtttaggaccttgagcgtggctgaggtgcacccatgaccagctctgaaaccagattgcatagcggagaaggtacggtgggattcgaaatggtcggtgatctgtttgttaacttggctttcgaagaccttagaaaggcagggtaggatagatataggtctgtagcagtttgggtcaagagtgtccccccctttgacaACACCGGCTTTgaaggcattatcacttttatataacgggttaccaacatattcaaataattatcaacatattttcattaaacgtTATTTTGATTTACTTTATtcgtactatttcatccttccacaagatatagtcccgacacaaatctagagtTGCTGGAgactcgacccagtcgttcgttctttttgtttttttatctatgaacgcaacccagtcgttcgttctaaatgttccattgccatactgactggcaacgttcttatccctgaCTTGCTTTTCAGTCACGTCAAAAAATTGCAGCCAGAATaaaagcaaagtagctgcatttgtttaagctgttttctagttaaGAACTTATGATGTGTGACCTTTGCCTGGCAGGAAAAAAAATTGCTCTCGTCAAGACACTGGTCAGACAAAAGAAAGACAATCCATGACATTCATTTGAGCTGATTTTAATAAATGAAACATTCTCTTTTGTTATCCACCACAGCTGACATAGCTACTTATTGTATGTCACATTTATCTGTCGGAGTCTGCTACTACTTCTGCTGCCTTGCTTCAGCCTTTTAGGTGTTGATGGTGCTACAGTGTTCTCTTTGTTTTCGGCCAGGATGTTGCTCCAGCGTTTTCTGTCAGTGATGGACGCCAGTAGCTCTGGAGCGAACCTTCGCACGATGCCCTCTCACTGACATAATCTCCCTCGCTTCTACACCAGCATTGGCCAGTTTCTGGACTGTCGTGGTCCTGATGTTGTGATTTGTGTATGTAGTTGTTCCCGCTGCCCTGCAGATCTTGGGGAGAAGTGCTGCCAGATAGTTCACGCCCATCTGCTCTGACGTGTACCAGATCGAGTCCCGGATACACTCTCCTCTCCTTGGATGGAGATAGAAATGCAAGGCAAGGAATTTCGATGGGTATTTCTCCAGTGATGACACCGGACAAAGTGGGTTCCCTGGCTGCTCGAACATGAATCCCCTCTTGGACTCTCTCCCTTGGGTCCAGATTCATTGTGGCCTTGTTATATGCGAGAGTGGCGTATCTGAGGGAATGTGTTATATTGTTTTCCAGTAGTTATTATGAGTGCCACTTAGAAATAACACAAACAGGCTATGAACAACATACCTTAGACTGTTCTCGTCTGTTTTTACGAGGAATGAGTTGGGCTTTTGTCTgttcccctctttccctcttcgACCCAGATGTAACTGGAGGTCGAACCACACTTTATGGACCAGACCCCTTGGTATACTGGGATTCAGAGCCCGGGAGTTTTGGAGCTGGGCCATGTCTTTATCAGTGATGGGAGGGTGGCTGTTTGTGATATAAATTCCTTGCTGCCTTAGCTGTTTGATGTTGCCCAGAAATACATGATTCGAGGTGGTAAATTCAGTGTCCTTCATAAGGCACCAGAAACTGGTTGAGCCCACTACGGAGTGCCAGGTAGCTACTTATGCTGTATGGCTCCCCCTTCCCATTTCATACATTTCCATAAAACTGTCGGAGGATGTTCAACTCTTCCTTAGTGACAGTTGAAGTCAACAACTTTTTTTAATTCTCCTATCCAGCCATCGAAGCAACACACAGCCCATTTTGTATTCTTAACTGTTTTTTTCCTTTCCGGCTTTTCTCTCGGACATTCAATGCAGTATCCTCCAAATCTGCATGTATTATTGCCATCTATTTTTCCCATTCATCCATAGTCATGCCGACGAAAAGATCAAAAGAAATGTTCCACagttttcgcaacaaagtatcgATTTAGCCAGTCAACTGAAAAGTTTTGTATGCTGCTATGACAACCAGCTCCATTTGCTGTCAGTGTCGTTCGGACACATTCACTTTATATGGGACGGTGGAGATCGCAATTAAATATTGAAAAGGTCGGAGAGAcagagcaaggtttatacaaatctctgctgttgaaaaccaaatgctagtctaaaagaaatgggaggagatgtctagatgctttttacagtggagatcaagtttatacatTTCCTGGCAGAGTTGATGAGACCGTGGATTGAACAGAGTAAATGGGCATTTCAacttcatagatttagccggcgGTAACTTGTGAAATAGATACCggttggaatgcggttttaaccagtcaggattagacccacccgttgtataatacaTTACATTAAACGGAGTTCTAATATGTCATTCTATGCTGTTATTCCACCATTCCTTATTAAATAATCAGAAAATACCAGTGGAAACAATGGTGTAAAAAGGACGTGCTACCGTTCATTCACCAGTGGGTGGCAATGAAATACTTCTTTAGTTGCAAACCTCCTACATCTCATTACCCACTGTACTGTAAACCGAGAGAGCAATCTCTAAGTCAATGCTTATATGTCAAGTTGTGATTCatttggtcgtgtgtgtgtgtgtgagagagagagagacacatgtaCAATTTAAAAATAAATGCTTTGGAGTTTGTCGCCACTGTCCTTTTgaaatgtgttaaaaaaaaaagtctaaTCATGTTTGCCTTGTCCGTAGGcagaaacaatgggaaagtcatcCATTTCCGAATCCAGCGTTCATTGATTGGGGCATACTTTGTGTCGGACAAGATTTCCTTTGCCACTCTGGAGGAGTTGATCCGATACTACCAGAACAACTCCAGGAGTCTAGGAGTGCCTCTGGATGAGCCATGTgcacagcaggtgtgtgtgtgtgtgtgtgtgtgtgtgtgtgtgtataccaaccaactctctctcacacacacacacttacactttgTGGATACCATTCACAATCCAGTTATTTTGTGGATGGTGAATGTTTTGGGCCACATTCCCctgaaatcaaatcatatttgttAGAAATGTGTTTTACTTTGACATCATTAGGGAATCAAGAAAATGTAGTGTAGAGGCAGGGATCAGGCTGTTTTTACTGGAGGCCTCTCCGTGATTCCagtcttctctcctcctttccagTGGAGACGATGAGACTGAATCCGAGGCCGtggaaagtcacacacacacacacgcttgcctTTCACTCCAGGCCTTTTTTAGTTCACCATTTTGTTATTTCAAAATGTTCTACTTTTCATGATTTTCTACttttcaattattatttttttatagtGTTAGCATTTATATTTCTTAGCTGTTAGACTGATACTGTTGCCATTTCATACACAATTTGATTGTAGATGTAGTTTTATTGTATCAAAAATAATTTCTGTCCTACATTTTCAATTTGACCAACTCggtggccttgtggttagtgtccgccctgagattggaaggttgaGAGTTCGATCCCCGGCCGATTCATACCAAAGACTCTAAAAATGGGACCCAATacgtctctgcttggcactccgcattaaggagatagattggAGGTAAGGCCCTGCATTAAACTAGCATCCTGTCCAAagggtgtacttgtacatgaAGCTGCcccacgctacagaaacaggctcCTGCTCCTATGAGCTGTTCTGGCTTACACAAGCCATGGCTTGTGCAAGgctactttttatttttatgttcaaTTTGACTAAAGAGAAGAGTACATGAGAAGCTCATACCAAGACTAGTTGACCTCTTCATGAGATTGAAAtgagcttttttttaaattctatttGTCTTTTCTTCATTTTAATTATGTTGTGTAGTTAGATTTTCCAAGACCATCACAATGTTAATTCCACAGTAATTAAATTATATAaagatcagggatcatcaacgaGATTCAGCCGTGggactattttttttatttttttattttattgttttttataataaaaaatccctgagcggatggtcgggcggccccgcaagaagcccaaactgatatatttgactaaaacataatattttcaaaccttgcttacatttgtatacgatcacttTGTGtgagaatactttggaacagatttccaaaattaaaatccctTGGACCTGATTTTCTGCTGTTATGTACAACaatgaaaatacaaaacaatatatacagtaccagtcaaaagtttggacccatctactcattcaagggtttttatttatttttactattatctacattgtagaatagtagtgaagacattaaactatgaaataacacatataatcatgtagtaactaacagtgttaaacaaatctaaatatattttagattcttcaaagtagccaccttttgtcttgatgacagctttgcacactcttggcattctctctaccagattcacctgtaatgcttttccaacactcttgaaggagttcccacatatgctgagcacttgttggctgcttttccttcactctgcggtccaactcatcccaaaccatctcaattgtgttgagatCAGGTGATTGAGCAGGCCAGGTcagctgatgcagcactccatcacactcctttttggtcaaatagcccttacacagcctggaggtgtgttgggtcattgttctgttgaaaaacaaatgataatcccactaagcgcaaaccagatgggatggtgtattgctgcagaatgctgtggtagcaatactggttaagtgtgccttgaattctaaataaatcactgatagtgttactagcaaagcacccccacatcatcacacttccttctccatgcttcacgttgggaaccacacatggagatcatccgttcacctactctgcgtcccacaaagacacggcggttggaaccaaaaatctcaaatttggactcatcagaccaaaggacagatttccactggtctaatgtccattgctcgtgtttcttggcccaagcaagtctcttcttcttattggtgtccttttagtggtttctttgcagcaattcgaccatgaaatcCTGActcaagcagtctcctctgaacagttgatgttgagatgtctgttacttgaactcgaagcatttatttgggctgcaatttctgaggctggtaactctaatgaacttatccgctgcaagtttttgacattttccagattgactgaccttcatgtcttaaagtaatgacgggactgtcgtttctctttgcttatttgagctgttcttgccataatatggacttggtcttttaccaaatagggctatcttctgtataccacccctaccttttcaaaacacaactgatttggcacaaacgcattaagaaggaaagacatttttaaaaatgtactttcaacaaggcacacctgttaattgaaatgccttccacgtgactacctcatgaaactggttgagagattgccaagagtgtgcaaagctgtcatcaaggcaaagggtggctacgttgaagaatctgaaatgtataacatttgtttaacttttttatttggttactacatgatttcatagttttaatgccttcactattattctacattgtggaaaatagtaaaaataaagaacagccgtaaatgagtaggtgtcaacttttgactggtactgtatacattttCTTTTTGTGTTCTGTAAATAAGACCACCctgccaccagttggggaaccctgatatAGATCATCCTTTGTAGATTATTTATTGATCATTTCTTGATTGACACATTTCTTTTGTAGCACTTAATGATCAATGATAAATGTGTATTTTTAAAAGAGCCTGTGTTTTTAAAGAAACTTCCCTATCTTTGAATGTACTAGAGCTATCTGAGCATCACACATGCTTAATTAAGCTTGGAATTTGCAATTTCGGGACTACTTAATTGGTTCCATTGTATTAGGCCAACAAAATGCAGCtcaagtatttgaaagtattCGCCGTACTCGGTAGCTGTGAGTTCTGtgtggctgtaacagtgttgtggTGTCCATTTGTATGATGCTGGTTGTAACAATGATGTTGTGCTGTCCTCAGAGAGAGCTGTTTGACATGGAGCCTTGGGAGCGTCCTCGGGAGGAGTTTAAACTGCACATGAAGCTGGGGGAGggccactttggagaggtgtgggaGGCCCTGTGGACCAGCCAGAACAAAAAGGTGGCCATCAAGATGCTTAAACAAGGTAAGCATGCTAGCTCTCTTTGCTATCATATTAACTACAGTGTTATACATTATTCCGCACACTTCAAGCAGAATTTTGGCATAATCTTTCTGGGCATGATCATATTCGACTTGATGAGGGAATTATTTTCAGTAACATACTGCAGATGGGCAAATGCTGCAATGGTAAAACGTTATTGCAGGCAAACACAATTACACACTCGCTCACCAGCTCAGGGCCCTCACATTGTTCATAAAGTGATTTTATAATGCGTCATATGCTCAGTCCTAAGCTCCTTATCTCACACACTCCAACCTGAAGAGCACTGTTCTCAGCCTCGCTCTGTCTTTTTGTCTCTCCTGCAGAGGACACTAAGCTGGATGAGTTTGTGAAGGAGATCCAGGCCCTGAAGAACCTCCACCACCCTAAGCTCATCCAGCTGTTGGCCCTGTGTTCCAGAGGAGAGCCTGTCTACATAGTCACTGAGCTCATGACCAAGGGCAGCCTCAAGTTCTATCTGGGCAGTGAGTCACACACCCACATGTTCGGCTTGCATGCAGTGTATGTTGTGTTCACAGATGATTATGCTTGACCAATAACGTAtgtaagtcacacacacacaacttttcaTAGGGTGATAAGATGAACAAAAATTATGTATAGGGTTTAGGGCTTGATTGCGCCAACAGTGACCTAACCAAGATTAATTTTGTTATCGAAAACCAGTCAAGGTATGTGTTGGCGCAATTgagtaactattcagaccctacAATGCTTGATCGATCCTAACCAGTCTGCTCCCTGTGCTGTTCCAGCGCCGGAGGGTCAGTTGCTAACCTCTGCCCACCTCATCTACATGGGCAGCCAGGTTGGTGAGGGCATGGCCTACCTGGAGGACCGACGCATTGTGCACAGGGACCTGGCGGCCAGGAACATTCTGGTGGGAGATGACCTGGTCTGTAAGGTGGCTGACTTTGGCCTGGCACGGATCATTAAGGTAAGGAATGGATGTGACATGTATAGGGAAATGAAGAGCGAGAACAGCCAATAAGTAAAGTgaaaaatatactgtatgttgggCTGACCTATCTGGGTAAAGGAGAAATTGTTCACTCAGATGAAACAAGGAAAGTTCTTGttaaaaagcaaaaaaaaaatctggccATTTCAAAGGGAAtatgaaaaaaatatgtaaacgtgtgtgtgtaggACAGTGTGTTCACAGCCAGTAGAACCACTAAGATCCCAGTGAGATGGACGGCCCCCGAGGCTGCTCTCTATCAGCGCTTCTCCGTCAAGTCTGACGTCTGGTCCTTCGGTGTGCTGCTCTACGAGATGATGTCACGAGGAAAGATGCCATACGACGGTGTGTCCAACCTTTTCAAGACCATATTCTCTGgactctttttttttattttttttttaacaactaTACACCACATTATCACAAGAGGAACAGTCGATCCTCATGACAGTTAATCCATTACCTCCATCTGTAAAAATGATTTTTTATATTTCCTTCTGATGGATATTTCTCCCTCTGATTTAATAttgttcttctctcctctctctctctcacacacacacagggaagagCAATACGGAGGTGCTGGAGCTCCTGTCGACAGGCTACAGGTTGCCCTCTCCCAGTAGGTGTCCCCCCAACATCTATCGCATCATGTTGGAGTGCTGGAATGCCGAGGCCTCCAAGCGGCCCTCCTTCCACGCCCTGCACAGCCAGCTAGACACCATCTACACCCGCATCTACTTCAAGACCATTGAGGTCTAGAGCTGAAGGAGGAGGCCAAGGTGTGGCTGCACTGACATAGACACTACAAAGCAGAGGGGACTGCAAGACATTGTCTGAAATGGTGATCCTTTTTTAGCAGGCTTTAGTCTATTTTTCCGGTTTTCTTGGTTGTTTTTAAATCAAGGTTATGTGCAATATAAAGCTCTTCCTGGAGGAGGGCAGGAGAAGTGGGGCCACTGTTAAAGCCCACGGAGGCCCTATGCTACAGTATGCCCCACTGCACACAGGCCAAACGGACAGTCCTACAGAGTGCCTATGCACtgactatacaaaacattaggaactccagctctttccatgacatggactgaccaggtgaaagctatgatccctgatATCCCACGTTAaagccacttcaatcagtgtagatgaaggggaggagtcaGTTTTAAcaaaagatttttaagccttgagacaattgacacatggattgtgtatgtgtgattaaggcagccctccgctcCTCTGAttcagggggttgggttaaatgcggaagacacatttcatttgAATGCATTAATTTgtacaactgattaggtatccccctttcccaatcagaggatgaatgtgcaagacaaaatatttaagtgcctttgaacgggatgcAGTAGTAGgggccaggcgcactggtttgagtgtgtcaagaactgcaacgctgctgggtttttcaccctcaacagtttcctgtgtgtatcaagaatggtccaccacccaaaggacatccagccacaactgtgggaagcattggagtcaacatggggcagCAGCCCAATGGAACGCTTTCTACACCTTGTAGTACATGCCCTGActaattgaggttgttctgaaggcaaaagggggtgcaactcaatattaggaagatgtttcTAATGTTTAGTACACTCTGTGTATGTTTACACTACAGAGACATGGCTCATAGAGACTTCTCTCACACAGTACACCGTGATGGAGGACATGGCCATTGAGACTGGAGAGTGATGAGCCATAGAGGACATCTTCTGGAATTTACTGCTCTACCAATGGAAGACAACTTTTTGAACTGTCAACACATGACATTTGGAGATGTACTAATACAGTTTGGGAAATATGAGCCATAAATGTCCTTTTCTTCCTTGATTTGAGTTTCTTCTGTATTTGAGAAGGTGTCCTCTCGACTATGCCATTGGGTATTTAATAGAAATTATGATAATAAAATATTTTTGGGATAACTGTCCTGTTTCATTGTGTGTGACCAACCAATATATTTTTCAATCCTACATACGATAAGGGGAAAGCCACACCAACCTTAGCTGTCCATTACTGCTAATCATGTTGCTGAACTCATATGAATAGGCCTATATGGTTAATTATTTTGTGATAAGCTACTTGCTGAAACTGAAAACAGCTGTATAAACTAAACAATAATTAACAGTTTACAATTTAGGCTACCTATACACCCCTTTATGCATATTTTATGGTAAAATTCCTATAATTGAATTATATGCACAAATGTGGTTATTAAATACTGTATATAAGATTAATGATTTATACATACACTAGATGACTACCAGTGGGTGCTGTTTTGAAGCCACTGACTGTGCTttcatcttggcactccccccaCCATTGTAAAAATATTTTGGAACTATAGAAATACATTTAATATCTATATTTATTTTTGCcacgtttattctattacagacaccttaaagTTGAAATATGCATAAATCtttccgccatttcctggttgctaaaattgtaatagtttgcctactttcagtttgtgacaaaacaagcaatgtacagtgtagagaatcattgtatcatctaaaccgctgtgaaatatcttaaATCTTAAACAGAAAAATgaatacatattttatttatccaggtaggctagttgagaaaaagttctgcgacctggccaagataaagcaaagcagtgtgacacaaacaacaacacagagttacacatggaataaacaaacataccgtcagtaacacaatagaaaaagtctatacagtgtttgcaaatgaggtaaggtaagggaggtaaggcaatgaataggccatagtggtgaaataattacaatttagcaattaaacactggagtgatagatgtgcagaatatgaatgtgcaagtagagatactggggtgcaaaggagcaaaaatgaataaataacagtatggggatgaggtagttggatgggctatttacagatgggctatgtacaaaagattcccaatctggccctcataccatcatggccacctaatcatccccagcttacaattggctcattcatccccctcctatcccctgaaactattccccaggtcgttgctgtaaatgacaatgtgttctcagtcaacttacctggtaaaataacggtaaaataaaaaaaggtgcAGTGgtctgagctgctctgacagctggtgcttaaagctagtgagggagatatgagtctccagcctcAGTGATTTTtccaatttgttccagtcattggcagcagagaactggaagaaaggcggccaaaggaggaattggctttggggtgaccagtgaaatatacctgctggagcgcgtgctacgggtgggtgttgctatggtgaccagtgagctgagataaggcgggggtttacctagcaaagacttatagatgacctggagccagtgggtttggcgacgaatatgaagcgagggccagccaacgagagcatacaggtggcagtggtgggtagtatatggggctttggtgacaaaacgtatggcactgtgatagactgcatccaatttgctgagtttaaaggctattttgtaaatgacatcgccgaagtcaaggatcggtaggatagtcagttttacgagggtatgttaggcagcatgagtgaaggatgctttgttgcgaaataggaagccgattccagatatcattttggattggagatgcttaatgtaagtctggaagaaaaaaatatatataatatatactgctcaaaaaaataaagggaacacttaaacaacacatcctagatctgaatgaaagaaataatcttattaaatacttttttctttacatagttgaatgtgctgacaacaaaatcacacaaaaataatcaatggaaatccaatttatcaacccatggaggtctggatttggagtcacactcaaaattaaagtggaaaaccacacaacaggctgatccaactttgatgtaatgtccttaaaacaagtcaaaatgaggctcagtagtgtgtgtggcctccacgtgcctgtatgacctccctacaacgcctgggcatgctcctgatgaggtggcggatggtctcctgagggatctcctcccagacctagactaaagcatccgccaactcctggacagtctgtggtgcaacgtggcgttggtggatggagcgagacatgatgtcccagatgtgctcaattggattcaggtctggggaacgggcaggccagtccatagcatcaatgccttcctcttgcaggaactgctgacacgctccagccacatgaggtctagcattgtcttacattaggaggaacccagggccaaccgcaccagcatatggtctcacaaggggtctgaggatctcatctcggtacctaatggcagtcaggctacctctggcgagcacatggagggctgtgcggccccccaaagaaatgccaccccacaccatgactgacccaccgccaaaccggtcatgctggaggatgttgcaggcagcagaacgttctccacggcttctccagactctgtcacgtctgtcacatgtgctcagtgtgaacctgctttcatctgtgaagagcacagggcgccagtggcgaatttgccaatcttggtgttctctggcaaatgccaaacgtcctgcacggtgttgggttgtaagcacaacccccacctgtggacgtcgggccctcataccaccctcatggagtctgtttctgaccgtttgagcagacacatgcacatttgtggcctgctgggaggttattttgcagggctctggcagtgctcctcctgcttctccttgcacaaaggcggaggtagcggtcctgctgctgggttgttgccctcctacggcctcctccacgtctcctgatgtactggcctgtctcctggtagcgcctccatgctctggacactacgctgacagacacagcaaaccttcttgccacagctcgcattgatgtgccatcctgaatgagctgtactacctgagccacttgtgtgggttgtagtctccgtctcatgctaccactagagtgaaagcaccgccagcattcaaaagtgaccaaaacatcagccaggaagcataggaactgagaagtggtctgtggtccccacctgcagaaccactcctttattgggggtgtcttgctaattgcctataatttccacctgt
The window above is part of the Salmo salar chromosome ssa15, Ssal_v3.1, whole genome shotgun sequence genome. Proteins encoded here:
- the LOC106572252 gene encoding tyrosine-protein kinase Srms; this translates as MEACCRCCMPCCSRLWNWIWPEFHDPNIARPAEIPTISGDIRAPSPKKKPTPLYAALFDFEARSEEELTIKEGDKLSVIEKRGDYVLAKKLTGSMESGLVPATYVAILQDEFANHKWYYGNINRVKAEKLLLASQNKDGSFLVRISESHSDEYTISGRNNGKVIHFRIQRSLIGAYFVSDKISFATLEELIRYYQNNSRSLGVPLDEPCAQQRELFDMEPWERPREEFKLHMKLGEGHFGEVWEALWTSQNKKVAIKMLKQEDTKLDEFVKEIQALKNLHHPKLIQLLALCSRGEPVYIVTELMTKGSLKFYLGTPEGQLLTSAHLIYMGSQVGEGMAYLEDRRIVHRDLAARNILVGDDLVCKVADFGLARIIKDSVFTASRTTKIPVRWTAPEAALYQRFSVKSDVWSFGVLLYEMMSRGKMPYDGKSNTEVLELLSTGYRLPSPSRCPPNIYRIMLECWNAEASKRPSFHALHSQLDTIYTRIYFKTIEV